CTTTTTCAGCAGGAATCAATCAAGTTTTTCTATACGATGCCACGCTTTCATAACCCATTAGGCACGTCATATTCGCAGAAGGAGAAAAAGCAAATCGCCTATTTGGCACAAAAGTATGATGTGTATATCATTGAGGACGATTATCTTGCAGATCTCGAACATGACACGAAGGCAGACCCGATCCATACTTATGCGCATTCCCATGTTATCTACCTCAAAAGCTATTCTAAAATCTTATTTCCCGGTTTACGAGTGGGCGTAGCGGTTATTCCCGCACCGTTGCAGGAGGCCTTTTATGCTTATAAAAAACTAATGGATATTGATAGCTCTATGCTGTCCCAAGCCGCACTAGAAATTTATGTAAAAAGCGGCATGTTTGATCGACATCGGGAAAAAATTCGTCTGTCCTATACAGGGAAAATGGAGCAAGTAAATAAGGTTTTTCGCAAATGGCAACAACATCAGGGTGTGGTTGAAGCCCCGCTAAATGGTGGTGTACACACGTATATCAAGACAAGGGCGCGAATGTCAGAAACCAATGTGAAAACGAATCTGCTCAAACGAGGAATTATCATAGACACCATGGATCGTTACTATATGAAATTTTCCGAAAAAGAGCTATTATGGCGAATCAACGTTTCTTATGTTGAGGAAACTCGGATAGAGAAGGCGCTAGGCGAGGTTGCGGAGGTTCTTCAATTATAGAGGTGAAGCTTATGGAAGGAGACTAAGACATGGCCATTATACAACTTACATCATCTAACCCAGACCTATCCTTCATTTTAAAAAAGAATCCAGCATCTGGTATGCAGATCAGGAGTATGCGAAAAGGCATAAGCTATGGCTGGTATGCAAGCCCAACCACATATGCAATCTATTTTCAGGATGCAGATCACGAGGTATCCTATCGCAAAGCAAAAGAAAACTCGTATGGATATGTAAATGTATCCCGCTACAATAGTCCAGTATTTCCACTCAATGCAATTAACGAATATTTTGGTACAGTGGTTAAAAATCGTCATGAAAAAGATCGAGAAGGCTATCAACACGAATGCAAGGTTTCGTTGATTTATATCGATATGGCACACTATGTATCCTTTTTTGACCAGTATTTTGAAGGGTTCAGCATCGAAATAGAGCCACTTGTTCACAAAAGCTATCAATTGACGATTCGCACTTCTTATAGTCTACATGAACTGTTGATGTTTGCTAGCTTATTATTTTTATTTTTAAGCCTATTAAGCGACGAGTATATGGATGTAACAGATAGTATTATCGTGAAATATATTGATTATATTAATAAACTTGATGCTCCATATTTTATTCGTTATTTATTTGCACGAAATGTAGTAACCGACCGCAAATTGTTTCAAAAATATGGGAAAGAATTAGAGAAATCCAACCGCCATCAATTGAAGCTACAGTATGGTGGAACTGCAATTCAACGTCGAGATGCGATCAAAGGCAAGCTGTCCTTTACAAGAGCAATTGTTGATATTGGGTCGGGAGAGGGGTTCTATGCCATTCCATTTGCTAAAAAAATTGAGCCACAATTCTACTACGCGATTGATATTTCGGAGCATGCTTTGTCAATTATAGATAAAAAAGCAGAGCAGGCTGAACTAGCAAATGTGTTAACCTATCCATCTTTAGACACTTTTTTAATGACATATGAA
This is a stretch of genomic DNA from Brevibacillus laterosporus DSM 25. It encodes these proteins:
- a CDS encoding PLP-dependent aminotransferase family protein, producing MCKYIEIVTDLEERILGGEIKPGQRLPSIRQLSETYQCSKSTIIRGFADLKRRHLIYSIPQSGYYVVGRKDPALIADSKPFVDFSSAAPDPSVFPYLDFQHCINKAVDTYQDDLFRYGTAQGLPTLLRLLQKQLQSYQVFTDVQHLCITSGVQQALAILGLMSFPNHKQKVLVEQPTYHLLIQLLELHHIPTLTIKRTASGIDFQELERLFQQESIKFFYTMPRFHNPLGTSYSQKEKKQIAYLAQKYDVYIIEDDYLADLEHDTKADPIHTYAHSHVIYLKSYSKILFPGLRVGVAVIPAPLQEAFYAYKKLMDIDSSMLSQAALEIYVKSGMFDRHREKIRLSYTGKMEQVNKVFRKWQQHQGVVEAPLNGGVHTYIKTRARMSETNVKTNLLKRGIIIDTMDRYYMKFSEKELLWRINVSYVEETRIEKALGEVAEVLQL
- a CDS encoding methyltransferase domain-containing protein; amino-acid sequence: MAIIQLTSSNPDLSFILKKNPASGMQIRSMRKGISYGWYASPTTYAIYFQDADHEVSYRKAKENSYGYVNVSRYNSPVFPLNAINEYFGTVVKNRHEKDREGYQHECKVSLIYIDMAHYVSFFDQYFEGFSIEIEPLVHKSYQLTIRTSYSLHELLMFASLLFLFLSLLSDEYMDVTDSIIVKYIDYINKLDAPYFIRYLFARNVVTDRKLFQKYGKELEKSNRHQLKLQYGGTAIQRRDAIKGKLSFTRAIVDIGSGEGFYAIPFAKKIEPQFYYAIDISEHALSIIDKKAEQAELANVLTYPSLDTFLMTYEDEPVDVICTEVIEHMSKEEAEVFLKQMLTQIAFETCIITTPNADFNQFYALDKYRHDDHKWEMGTEEFQSFIEPLLGDEYIYHFFQIGDLVDGISITQGVHILRKGEEGA